From a single Chlorocebus sabaeus isolate Y175 chromosome X, mChlSab1.0.hap1, whole genome shotgun sequence genomic region:
- the SASH3 gene encoding SAM and SH3 domain-containing protein 3: MLRRKPSNASEKEPTQKKKLSLQRSSSFKDFAKSKPSSPVVSEKEFNLDDNIPEDDSGVPTPEDAGKSGKKLGKKWRAVISRTMNRKMGKMMVKALSEEMGDTLEEGSASPTSPDYSLDSPGPEKMALAFSEQEECELPVLSRQASTGSELCSPSPGSGSFGEEPPAPQYTGPFCGRARVHTDFTPSPYDHDSLKLQKGDVIQIIEKPPVGTWLGLLNGKVGSFKFIYVDVLPEEAVGHARPSRRQSKGKRPKPKTLHELLERIGLEEHTSTLLLNGYQTLEDFKELRETHLNELNIMDPQHRAKLLTAAELLLDYDTGSEEAEEGAESSQEPVAHTVSEPKVDIPRDSGCFEGSESGRDEAELAGTEEQLQGLSLAGAP, from the exons CTCTCCCTTCAGCGCTCCAGCAGCTTCAAGGATTTTGCTAAATCCAAACCCAGCTCCCCCGTGGTGAGCGAGAAGGAGTTTAATCTGGATGACAAC ATTCCAGAAGATGACTCAGGTGTCCCCACCCCAGAGGATGCTGGGAAGAGTGGCAAAAAGCTGGGGAAGAAGTGGAGGGCAGTGATTTCCCGAACCATGAACAGGAAGATGGGCAAGATGATGGTGAAGGCCCTATCAGAAGAGATG GGAGACACTCTGGAGGAGGGCTCTGCCTCCCCGACATCTCCAGACTACAGCCTGGACAGCCCTGGCCCTGAGAAGATGGCGCTGGCCTTTTCTGAGCAAGAGGAGTGTGAACTTCCGGTGCTCAGCCGCCAGGCATCAACAG GCAGTGAGCTCTGCAGCCCCAGCCCAGGTTCTGGCAGCTTCGGGGAGGAACCACCTGCCCCCCAGTACACAGGGCCCTTCTGTGGCCGAGCACGAGTCCACACCGACTTCACTCCCAGCCCCTATGACCACGACTCGCTGAAACTGCAG AAAGGAGATGTGATCCAGATCATTGAAAAGCCACCTGTGGGCACGTGGCTGGGCCTACTCAATGGCAAGGTGGGCTCTTTCAAATTCATCTATGTGGATGTGCTGCCCGAGGAGGCCGTGGGGCATGCCCGACCCAGCCGCCGACAGAGCAAGGGCAAGAGGCCCAAGCCTAAGACCCTGCATGAGCTGCTGGAGCGCATCGGCCTGGAG GAGCACACGTCCACCCTCCTGCTCAATGGCTACCAGACACTAGAGGACTTCAAAGAGCTGCGAGAAACACACCTCAATGAGCTGAACATCATGGACCCGCAGCACCGGGCCAAGCTGCTCACGGCCGCCGAGCTGCTGCTGGACTATGACA CTGGCAGCGAGGAGGCAGAAGAAGGCGCCGAGAGCAGCCAGGAGCCAGTGGCACACACAGTGTCGGAACCCAAGGTGGACATCCCGCGTGACTCAGGCTGCTTTGAGGGCTCGGAGAGCGGGCGCGAtgaggcagagctggcaggcacTGAGGAGCAGCTGCAGGGCCTCTCCCTGGCCGGGGCACCTTGA